Proteins encoded together in one Centropristis striata isolate RG_2023a ecotype Rhode Island chromosome 6, C.striata_1.0, whole genome shotgun sequence window:
- the LOC131973192 gene encoding myosin heavy chain, fast skeletal muscle-like isoform X1, translating to MSTDAEMAVYGKAAIYLRKPEKERIEAQNKPFDAKSACYVADAKELYLKGTITKKDGGKVTVKLLGSEEERTVKEDDVSPMNPPKYDKIEDMAMMTHLNEASVLYNLKERYAAWMIYTYSGLFCATVNPYKWLPVYDAEVVSAYRGKKRMEAPPHIFSVSDNAFQFMLCDRENQSVLITGESGAGKTVNTKRVIQYFATISVGGEKKRDTSKGSLEDQIIAANPLLEAYGNAKTVRNDNSSRFGKFIRIHFGASGKLSSADIETYLLEKSRVTFQLPDERGYHIFYQMMTNHKPELIELSLITTNPYDFPMCSQGQITVASIDDKVELEATDNAIDILGFTGEEKMSIYKMTGAVLHHGNMKFKQKQREEQAEPDGTEDADKVAYLLGLNSADMLKALCYPRVKVGNEFVTKGQTVPQVNNAVPALAKSIYERMFLWMVIRINQMLDTKQPRQYFIGVLDIAGFEIFDYNSMEQLCINFTNEKLQQFFNHHMFVLEQEEYKKEGIIWEFIDFGMDLAACIELIEKPMGIFSILEEECMFPKATDTSFKNKLYDQHLGKNRAFEKPKPAKGKVEAHFSLVHYAGTVDYNISGWLDKNKDPLNESVIQLYQKSSVKLLNLLYPPVVEEASASKKGGKKKGGSMQTVSSQFRENLGKLMTNLRSTHPHFVRCLIPNESKTPGLMENFLVIHQLRCNGVLEGIRICRKGFPSRILYADFKQRYKVLNASVIPEGQFIDNKKASEKLLGSIDVPHDEYRFGHTKVFFKAGLLGTLEEMRDEKLASLVTMTQAMCRGFLMRREFVKMMERKEAIYTIQYNVRSFMNVKHWPWMKVYYKIKPLLKSAETEKELAAMKENYEKMASDLATALAKKKELEEKMVSLLQEKNDLQLQVASEGENLSDAEERCEGLIKSKIQLEAKLKETTERLEDEEEINSELTAKKRKLEDECSELKKDIDDLELTLAKVEKEKHATENKVKNLTEEMASQDESIAKLTKEKKALQEAHQQTLDDLQAEEDKVNTLTKAKTKLEQQVDDLEGSLEQEKKLRMDLERAKRKLEGDLKLAQESIMDLENDKQQSDEKLKKKDFEVSQLLSKIEDEQSMGAQLQKKIKELQARIEELEEEIEAERAARAKVEKQRADLSRELEEISERLEEAGGATAAQIEMNKKREAEFQKLRRDLEESTLQHEATAAALRKKQADSVAELGEQIDNLQRVKQKLEKEKSEYKMEIDDLSSNMEAVAKAKGNLEKMCRTLEDQLSELKTKNDENVRQINDTSAQKARLLTENGEFGRQIEEKEALVSQLTRGKQAFTQQIEELKRQIEEEVKAKNALAHGLQSARHDCDLLREQFEEEQEAKAELQRGMSKANSEVAQWRSKYETDAIQRTEELEEAKKKLAQRLQEAEEQIEAVNSKCASLEKTKQRLQSEVEDLMIDVERANGLAANLDKKQRNFDKVLAEWKQKFEEGQAELEGAQKEARTLSTELFKMKNSYEEALDQLETMKRENKNLQQEISDLTEQIGETGKSIHELEKSKKQVETEKSEIQTALEEAEGTLEHEESKILRVQLELNQIKGEVDRKLAEKDEEMEQIKRNSQRVIDSMQSTLDSEVRSRNDALRIKKKMEGDLNEMEIQLSHANRQAAESQKQLRNVQAQLKDAQLHLDDAVRAQEDVKEQAAMVERRNGLMVAEIEELRAALEQTERSRKIAEQELVDASERVGLLHSQNTSLLNTKKKLETDLVQVQGEVDDTVQEARNAEDKAKKAITDAAMMAEELKKEQDTSAHLERMKKNLEVAVKDLQHRLDEAENLAMKGGKKQLQKLETRVRELETEVEAEQRRGADAVKGVRKYERRVKELTYQTEEDKKNVTRLQDLVDKLQLKVKAYKRQAEEAEEQANVHLSKCRKVQHELEEAEERADIAESQVNKMRAKSRDAGKVSTHQCCEK from the exons ATGAGTACCGACGCGGAGATGGCCGTTTACGGCAAGGCTGCCATTTACCTTCGTAAGCCAGAGAAGGAGAGGATTGAGGCTCAAAACAAACCTTTTGATGCCAAGAGTGCCTGCTACGTGGCCGATGCCAAGGAGCTGTACCTGAAGGGCACAATCACCAAGAAAGATGGTGGCAAAGTCACCGTCAAACTCCTGGGCTCTGAGGAG GAGAGGACAGTTAAAGAAGATGACGTCTCTCCAATGAACCCTCCCAAGTACGACAAGATTGAGGACATGGCCATGATGACCCATCTCAATGAAGCCTCTGTGCTGTATAACCTCAAAGAGCGTTATGCAGCATGGATGATCTAC ACCTACTCTGGGTTGTTCTGTGCAACTGTGAACCCCTACAAGTGGCTCCCAGTGTACGATGCTGAAGTTGTCAGTGCCTACAGAGGCAAGAAGCGTATGGAGGCTCCACCCCATATCTTCTCCGTCTCTGACAACGCTTTCCAGTTCATGCTGTGTG ACAGGGAGAACCAGTCCGTCTTGATCAC TGGAGAGTCTGGTGCTGGAAAGACTGTGAACACAAAGCGTGTCATCCAGTACTTCGCAACAATCTCAGTTGGTGGAGAAAAGAAGAGGGACACCTCAAAG GGATCCCTTGAGGATCAGATTATTGCAGCCAATCCCCTGCTGGAGGCCTATGGTAACGCCAAAACTGTGAGGAATGACAACTCCTCTCGTTTC GGTAAATTCATCAGAATCCATTTCGGTGCAAGTGGTAAACTGTCTAGTGCTGATATTGAGACTT ATCTGCTGGAGAAGTCTAGAGTGACATTCCAGCTTCCCGATGAGAGAGGCTACCACATCTTCTACCAGATGATGACCAACCACAAACCCGAGCTGATTG AACTGTCTCTCATCACAACCAACCCCTACGACTTCCCCATGTGCAGTCAGGGTCAGATCACTGTGGCCAGTATTGATGACAAGGTTGAGCTGGAAGCCACTGAT AATGCCATTGACATCCTGGGCTTCACCGGAGAGGAGAAGATGAGCATCTACAAGATGACTGGTGCTGTGCTCCACCATGGTAACATGAAGTTCAAGCAGAAGCAGCGTGAGGAGCAGGCTGAGCCAGATGGCACAGAGG ATGCTGACAAGGTTGCTTACTTGCTGGGTCTGAACTCCGCTGACATGCTGAAGGCTCTGTGCTATCCCAGAGTGAAGGTCGGAAATGAGTTTGTCACCAAGGGACAGACTGTACCTCAG GTGAATAACGCTGTGCCTGCCCTGGCCAAGTCTATCTATGAGAGGATGTTCTTGTGGATGGTCATCCGTATCAACCAGATGTTGGACACCAAGCAGCCAAGGCAGTACTTCATTGGTGTGCTGGATATTGCTGGCTTTGAGATCTTTGAT TATAACAGCATGGAGCAGCTGTGCATCAACTTCACCAATGAGAAACTGCAACAGTTCTTCAACCACCACATGTTCGTCCTGGAGCAAGAGGAGTACAAGAAGGAGGGTATTATCTGGGAGTTCATTGACTTTGGCATGGACTTGGCTGCCTGCATTGAGCTGATTGAGAAG CCCATGGGCATCTTCTCCATCCTTGAAGAGGAGTGCATGTTCCCCAAGGCCACAGACACATCCTTCAAGAACAAGCTGTATGACCAGCATCTTGGCAAAAACAGAGCATTTGAGAAGCCCAAGCCCGCCAAGGGCAAGGTTGAGGCTCACTTCTCCCTGGTCCACTATGCTGGTACCGTGGACTACAATATCTCTGGCTGGCTGGACAAGAACAAGGACCCACTGAACGAGTCTGTTATTCAGCTGTACCAGAAGTCCTCAGTGAAACTGCTGAATCTTCTGTATCCCCCTGTTGTTGAAG AGGCTAGCGCCAGCAAGAAGGGAGGCAAGAAGAAGGGTGGTTCTATGCAGACTGTGTCTTCACAGTTTAGG GAGAACTTGGGCAAGCTGATGACCAACTTGAGGAGCACCCATCCTCACTTTGTGCGCTGCCTGATTCCCAATGAGTCAAAGACTCCAG GTCTGATGGAGAACTTCCTGGTCATCCACCAGCTCAGGTGTAACGGTGTGCTGGAGGGTATCAGAATCTGCAGGAAAGGTTTCCCCAGCAGAATCCTCTATGCTGACTTCAAACAGAG GTACAAGGTACTGAATGCCAGTGTCATCCCTGAGGGCCAGTTCATTGACAACAAGAAGGCTTCAGAGAAGCTGCTTGGGTCAATTGATGTGCCCCATGATGAGTACAGATTCGGACACACCAAG GTGTTCTTCAAGGCTGGTCTGCTGGGTACCCTTGAGGAGATGAGAGATGAAAAACTTGCTTCTCTGGTCACCATGACTCAAGCTATGTGCCGTGGTTTCCTCATGAGGAGAGAGTTTGTGAAGATGATGGAGAGGAA GGAAGCCATCTATACCATCCAGTACAATGTTCGCTCATTCATGAATGTCAAACACTGGCCATGGATGAAGGTGTACTACAAGATCAAGCCTCTGCTGAAGAGTGCTGAGACTGAGAAGGAGCTGGCAGCTATGAAGGAGAACTACGAGAAAATGGCATCTGACTTGGCTACTGCCCTGGCCAAGAAGAAGGAACTGGAGGAGAAGATGGTCTCCCTTCTGCAGGAGAAGAATGATCTGCAGCTGCAAGTAGCATCT GAAGGAGAGAATCTGTCAGATGCTGAGGAGAGATGTGAGGGACTTATCAAGAGCAAGATTCAGCTGGAAGCCAAACTCAAAGAGACAACTGAGAGactggaggatgaagaggaaatCAATTCTGAGCTCACTGCCAAGAAGAGAAAGCTGGAGGATGAATGCTCTGAGCTCAAGAAGGATATTGATGACCTGGAGCTTACCTTGGCCAAAGTGGAGAAGGAGAAACATGCCACTGAGAACAAG GTGAAGAACCTGACTGAGGAGATGGCCTCTCAGGATGAGAGCATTGCTAAGCTGACCAAGGAAAAGAAGGCCCTTCAGGAGGCTCACCAGCAGACTCTTGATGACCTGCAGGCTGAGGAAGACAAAGTCAATACTCTGACCAAAGCAAAGACCAAGCTTGAGCAGCAAGTGGATGAT CTTGAGGGATCCCTGGAGCAAGAGAAGAAGCTGCGTATGGACCTTGAGAGAGCCAAGAGAAAGCTGGAGGGTGATCTCAAACTGGCTCAGGAATCCATCATGGATCTTGAGAATGACAAGCAGCAGTCTGATGAGAAACTTAAGAA GAAGGACTTTGAAGTCAGTCAGCTCCTTAGCAAGATTGAAGATGAGCAGTCAATGGGTGCTCAGCTTCAGAAGAAGATCAAGGAGCTCCAG GCCCGTATTGAGGAACTGGAGGAGGAGATTGAGGCTGAGCGCGCTGCTCGTGCCAAGGTTGAGAAGCAGAGAGCTGACCTCTCCAGGGAACTTGAGGAGATCAgcgagaggctggaggaggctggcgGCGCCACTGCTGCTCAGATTGAGATGAACAAGAAGCGTGAAGCTGAGTTCCAGAAGCTCCGTCGTGACCTCGAGGAGTCCACTCTGCAGCATGaagccactgctgctgctcttcgCAAGAAGCAGGCTGACAGCGTTGCTGAACTCGGAGAGCAGATCGACAACCTCCAGCGTGTCAAGCAGAAGCTTGAGAAGGAGAAGAGTGAATACAAGATGGAGATTGATGACCTCTCCAGCAACATGGAGGCTGTTGCTAAAGCAAAG GGAAATCTGGAAAAGATGTGCCGTACTCTTGAGGACCAACTTAGCGAACTGAAGACCAAGAATGATGAAAATGTCCGTCAAATCAATGACACAAGTGCACAGAAAGCCCGTCTCCTGACAGAAAATG GTGAGTTCGGCCGTCAAATTGAGGAGAAAGAAGCTCTTGTCTCCCAGCTGACCAGAGGCAAACAGGCCTTCACACAGCAGATTGAGGAGCTCAAGAGACAGATTGAAGAGGAGGTTAAG GCCAAGAATGCTCTTGCTCATGGACTGCAATCAGCCCGCCACGACTGTGACCTGCTGAGGGAGCAGtttgaggaggagcaggaggccaAGGCTGAGCTGCAGCGTGGAATGTCCAAGGCCAACAGTGAGGTGGCTCAGTGGAGATCCAAGTATGAAACTGATGCTATCCAGCGCACTGAGGAGCTTGAGGAAGCCAA GAAAAAGCTTGCTCAGCGCCTTCAGGAGGCTGAGGAGCAGATTGAGGCCGTGAATTCCAAGTGTGCTTCTCTTGAGAAGACCAAACAGAGGCTCCAGAGTGAGGTGGAGGACCTCATGATTGATGTGGAGAGGGCCAATGGACTGGCTGCTAACCTGGACAAGAAGCAGAGGAACTTTGACAAG GTGTTGGCAGAGTGGAAGCAGAAGTTTGAGGAGGGTCAGGCAGAGCTTGAGGGAGCACAGAAGGAGGCTCGTACTCTCAGCACTGAGCTGTTCAAGATGAAGAACTCTTATGAGGAAGCTCTGGATCAGCTGGAGACCATGAAGCGTGAAAACAAGAACCTGCAGC AGGAGATCTCAGATCTGACTGAACAGATTGGTGAGACTGGCAAGAGCATCCATGAGCTGGAGAAGTCCAAGAAGCAGGTGGAGACAGAGAAGTCTGAGATCCAGACAGCTCTTGAGGAGGCTGAG GGAACTCTGGAGCACGAGGAGTCTAAGATCCTGCGTGTCCAGCTGGAGCTCAACCAGATTAAGGGTGAGGTGGACAGGAAGCTGGCAGAGAAAGATGAGGAGATGGAGCAGATCAAGAGGAACAGCCAGAGGGTGATTGACTCCATGCAGAGCACCCTTGATTCCGAGGTCAGGAGCAGGAATGATGCCCTGAGAATCAAGAAGAAGATGGAGGGAGACCTGAATGAGATGGAGATTCAGCTGAGCCACGCCAATCGCCAGGCTGCTGAGTCCCAGAAGCAGCTCAGGAATGTGCAGGCACAGCTGAAG GATGCCCAACTGCACCTTGACGATGCTGTCAGAGCTCAGGAAGACGTGAAGGAACAAGCTGCTATGGTGGAACGCAGGAACGGTCTCATGGTTGCTGAAATTGAGGAACTTAGAGCTGCTCtggaacagacagagagaagccGCAAAATCGCTGAGCAGGAGCTGGTGGACGCCAGTGAGCGTGTTGGACTTCTGCACTCTCAG AACACAAGCCTTCTGAACACCAAGAAGAAGCTTGAGACTGacctggtccaggtccagggTGAGGTGGATGACACTGTTCAGGAAGCAAGAAATGCAGAGGATAAGGCCAAGAAGGCCATCACCGAT GCTGCTATGATGGCTGAGGAGCTGAAGAAGGAGCAGGATACCAGCGCTCACCtggagaggatgaagaagaacCTTGAGGTCGCAGTCAAGGACCTGCAGCATCGTCTGGATGAGGCTGAGAACCTGGCCATGAAGGGTGGCAAGAAGCAGCTGCAGAAACTTGAGACAAGG GTGCGTGAGCTGGAGACTGAGGTTGAGGCTGAGCAGAGACGTGGAGCAGATGCTGTTAAGGGTGTCCGCAAATACGAGAGGAGGGTGAAGGAACTCACCTATCAG ACTGAGGAGGACAAGAAAAATGTCACCAGGCTGCAGGATCTGGTTGACAAGCTGCAGCTTAAGGTGAAGGCCTACAAGAGGCAGGCTGAGGAGGCG GAGGAGCAGGCCAACGTTCATCTGTCCAAGTGCAGGAAGGTCCAGCAtgagctggaggaggctgaggaGCGCGCTGACATTGCAGAGTCCCAGGTCAACAAGATGAGAGCCAAGAGCCGTGATGCTGGCAAGGTAAGTACGCATCAGTGTTGTGAAAAATAA